The following coding sequences lie in one Halorussus vallis genomic window:
- a CDS encoding sulfurtransferase TusA family protein, translated as MTEYEITETLDVKGQNCPMPVVKTKQSIDELDEGDVLEVLATDPGSTSDLGGWAETTNGVELIEQEEGDNLYKHYVRKTE; from the coding sequence ATGACTGAATACGAGATTACCGAGACGCTCGACGTGAAAGGACAGAACTGCCCGATGCCCGTCGTGAAGACGAAGCAGTCCATCGACGAACTCGACGAGGGAGACGTCCTCGAGGTCCTCGCAACCGACCCAGGAAGCACGAGTGATCTCGGCGGATGGGCAGAAACGACCAACGGTGTCGAACTGATCGAACAGGAGGAGGGAGACAACCTCTACAAGCACTACGTCCGGAAGACGGAGTAA
- a CDS encoding MBL fold metallo-hydrolase, translated as MTESSPSGRTVESITPDELKEHIDSGEDVFLLDVRAEDDFEEWRIDAENVDVVNYPYFELLDGIPGELLANLPEDQQITVLCGKGGSSEMVADHLEDEEYDVNHLERGMKGWARIYEYTELDTDADATIAQYRRPSSGCLAYLVVSDGEAAVVDPLRAFTDDYLRDVNALDAELEYVLDTHVHADHISGIRNLADETDATAVLPDPAVERGVEYDRPYETVSDGDTLGVGNVDIEVVHTPGHTTGMTSYKVGDVLFTGDGLFTESVARPDLEDPEAAKNAAKTLYTSLTQRMLTLPDDTVVAPAHFSDSATPNDDGTYTAKLGALEETMDALTMDEDEFVEFIVTDMPPRPANYEDIIATNTGRESPDDESAFELELGPNNCAASEEALTD; from the coding sequence ATGACCGAATCGAGCCCTTCCGGGAGAACAGTCGAATCGATCACGCCCGACGAGTTGAAAGAGCACATCGACAGCGGTGAGGACGTCTTCCTCCTCGACGTACGCGCAGAAGACGACTTCGAAGAATGGCGCATTGACGCTGAGAACGTCGACGTCGTGAACTACCCGTACTTCGAGCTTCTGGATGGCATCCCGGGGGAGTTGCTCGCGAACCTTCCCGAGGACCAGCAGATCACCGTCCTTTGCGGGAAAGGCGGCTCTAGCGAAATGGTCGCCGACCACCTCGAAGACGAGGAGTACGACGTCAACCACCTCGAGCGCGGAATGAAGGGTTGGGCGCGTATCTACGAGTACACGGAACTGGACACCGACGCGGACGCCACGATCGCACAGTACCGCCGGCCCTCCAGCGGCTGTCTCGCGTACCTCGTCGTTTCCGACGGCGAGGCCGCGGTCGTCGACCCCTTGCGAGCGTTCACGGACGACTACCTGCGAGACGTGAACGCTCTCGATGCCGAACTCGAGTACGTGCTCGACACGCACGTCCACGCAGACCACATCTCCGGAATTCGTAACCTGGCCGACGAGACCGACGCGACGGCGGTTCTACCCGACCCCGCCGTGGAGCGCGGCGTCGAGTACGACCGGCCCTACGAAACCGTTTCGGACGGTGACACTCTCGGCGTCGGCAACGTGGATATCGAGGTTGTTCACACGCCCGGCCACACGACCGGGATGACCTCCTACAAGGTCGGCGACGTGCTGTTCACCGGCGACGGCCTGTTCACAGAGAGCGTGGCTCGGCCGGACCTCGAAGACCCCGAAGCTGCGAAGAACGCGGCAAAGACCCTCTACACAAGTCTCACCCAGCGCATGCTGACCTTACCTGACGACACGGTCGTCGCACCTGCGCACTTTAGCGACTCGGCGACGCCGAACGACGACGGGACATACACGGCCAAACTCGGCGCGCTGGAGGAGACGATGGACGCACTGACGATGGACGAAGACGAGTTCGTCGAATTCATCGTCACTGATATGCCCCCGCGTCCGGCCAATTACGAGGACATCATCGCTACCAACACGGGACGTGAGTCGCCCGACGACGAGAGCGCGTTCGAACTGGAACTTGGCCCCAACAACTGCGCGGCCAGCGAGGAGGCGCTAACGGACTAA
- a CDS encoding DUF7512 family protein, with the protein MFGIETLQGSARAVAQVGFVLAEAMVLYVVYGGLTSAVGDRITTAVQGK; encoded by the coding sequence ATGTTCGGAATCGAAACGCTACAGGGGTCGGCAAGGGCCGTTGCCCAGGTCGGCTTCGTCTTGGCCGAAGCCATGGTGCTGTACGTCGTCTACGGTGGACTGACTTCTGCCGTTGGCGATCGAATTACTACCGCGGTTCAGGGCAAGTAG
- a CDS encoding creatininase family protein: MLPTGRSSSVAWATKTRREIRKTGTADGSVVVVPVGSIEQHGHHLPVATDTLLVDAVAHHGAERATDDVPILVTPPVWSGFSPHHASLGGTLTLELEDLLAVLEDIADSALDNGFDGVCFINGHGGNAAIIDNVVSTVGKTHPETEVTGLTYFELAESFADEIRESDVGGMAHGGEFETSLMLHLHADLVTMDEADAEYLDEPYDRGTKDLLVGGALSTYRPFEEYSTSGAIGDPSLASAVKGAELFDRLGDELADVLRAVSEQSQ; encoded by the coding sequence ATGCTCCCAACAGGGCGCTCGTCGTCCGTCGCGTGGGCGACGAAGACTCGACGTGAAATCCGAAAGACGGGAACGGCCGACGGGTCGGTCGTCGTCGTTCCGGTCGGAAGCATCGAACAACACGGCCACCACCTCCCTGTCGCCACCGACACGCTACTGGTCGACGCGGTCGCACACCACGGTGCCGAGCGTGCCACGGACGACGTCCCAATCCTCGTGACGCCGCCCGTCTGGTCAGGTTTCTCACCGCATCACGCATCGTTGGGCGGGACGTTGACGCTCGAACTCGAAGACCTCCTTGCCGTGCTGGAGGACATCGCCGACAGCGCGCTCGACAACGGCTTCGACGGTGTCTGCTTCATCAACGGCCATGGCGGCAACGCCGCGATCATCGACAACGTCGTCAGCACGGTCGGCAAGACGCATCCCGAGACGGAAGTGACCGGCCTGACGTACTTCGAGCTCGCCGAATCCTTCGCCGACGAAATCCGCGAGAGCGACGTCGGCGGTATGGCCCACGGCGGTGAGTTCGAAACCTCGCTCATGCTACACCTCCACGCGGACCTCGTAACGATGGACGAGGCGGACGCCGAGTACCTCGACGAGCCCTACGACCGTGGGACGAAAGACCTGCTCGTCGGCGGTGCACTCTCGACGTACAGGCCCTTTGAGGAGTACTCTACGTCGGGTGCCATCGGCGATCCGTCCCTGGCGAGCGCGGTGAAAGGGGCGGAGCTGTTCGACCGACTCGGCGACGAGCTGGCAGACGTGCTACGGGCGGTTTCCGAACAGTCGCAGTAG
- the nagZ gene encoding beta-N-acetylhexosaminidase, whose protein sequence is MVASNPPIDNESTVSSMALDEKVGQLFVAGFDGTTPTAEIEGLIAERRLGGIIYFSRNVDSPDQLRDLSRTLQGFVPDDAPPLLVSIDQEGGRVARLAWGTEQPSAMAFGATADPALARHAGEAVGHELRSLGIDVNLAPVLDVNNNSDNPVIGVRSFGERPETVAELGTAYADGLQGASVVACGKHFPGHGDTTVDSHRDLPVIDHDRDRLDRVELRPFRRAIDAGIDAVMTTHVVFPTIVADPERPATLSPRVVTGLLRKQLGFDGLVFTDCMEMDAIADGVGTVEGCVQAVEAGCDQICVSHTPAKQRAAIDAVVAAVESRRLSESRIDESVRRVLRAKRSYGAGAVGDDAEWVAAATDCRAVARTVAERSVTLVRDDADNVPLSQDSVQVLEFEGSCGSLAEETRDDGGAFAKALAASGVAVDASVLDAGESPCDDLAATSEDLIVVRTSDVAANPEQAAVVRDRLETDANVVVVATASPYDIAAFPAVGTYLTTYDGTPPSLATAADVLVGRWEPTGRLPVSTSDDDSR, encoded by the coding sequence ATGGTCGCCAGCAACCCCCCTATCGACAACGAATCGACCGTCTCGTCGATGGCGCTCGACGAGAAGGTTGGACAGTTGTTCGTCGCGGGTTTCGACGGCACTACTCCGACCGCCGAAATCGAGGGCCTCATCGCCGAGCGGCGTCTTGGCGGCATCATCTACTTCAGCCGGAACGTCGACTCGCCCGACCAGCTTCGCGACCTCTCGCGGACGCTGCAGGGGTTCGTCCCGGACGACGCGCCGCCGCTGCTCGTGAGCATCGACCAGGAGGGCGGTCGGGTCGCCCGACTCGCGTGGGGAACAGAACAGCCGAGTGCGATGGCGTTCGGCGCGACCGCTGACCCCGCACTCGCCCGCCACGCCGGCGAAGCCGTCGGCCACGAACTGCGTTCGCTGGGCATCGACGTGAACCTCGCACCCGTCCTCGACGTGAACAACAACTCCGACAATCCCGTCATCGGCGTCCGGTCGTTCGGCGAGCGCCCCGAAACCGTCGCGGAACTTGGCACCGCGTACGCCGACGGGCTACAGGGCGCAAGCGTCGTGGCCTGTGGGAAACACTTTCCGGGCCACGGCGACACCACAGTTGACTCTCACCGCGACCTGCCGGTCATCGACCACGACCGCGACCGCCTCGACCGCGTCGAACTTCGCCCCTTCCGCCGCGCTATCGACGCCGGAATCGATGCCGTCATGACGACGCACGTCGTGTTTCCGACCATCGTGGCTGACCCCGAACGACCGGCGACGCTCTCGCCGCGCGTCGTCACCGGACTGCTCCGCAAGCAGCTCGGGTTCGACGGACTCGTCTTCACCGACTGCATGGAAATGGACGCCATCGCCGACGGCGTAGGAACGGTCGAGGGCTGCGTTCAGGCGGTCGAAGCGGGCTGTGACCAAATCTGTGTCTCGCACACGCCGGCGAAACAGCGCGCGGCCATCGACGCCGTCGTGGCGGCCGTCGAGTCGAGGCGTCTCTCGGAGTCGCGTATCGACGAGTCGGTGCGGCGGGTGCTTCGGGCGAAACGGTCGTACGGCGCTGGAGCGGTCGGCGACGACGCCGAGTGGGTCGCCGCAGCGACCGACTGTCGCGCCGTTGCACGGACCGTCGCCGAACGCAGCGTCACGCTCGTTCGCGACGATGCCGACAACGTACCGCTCTCCCAGGACTCCGTTCAGGTCCTCGAGTTCGAGGGGAGCTGTGGCTCGCTCGCCGAGGAGACGCGCGACGATGGCGGTGCGTTCGCAAAGGCGCTCGCAGCGTCCGGCGTAGCGGTAGACGCGTCGGTTCTCGACGCCGGCGAGTCGCCTTGTGACGATCTGGCCGCAACGTCCGAGGATTTGATAGTCGTACGCACGTCCGACGTGGCCGCAAATCCCGAGCAGGCCGCCGTGGTCCGTGACCGCCTCGAAACGGACGCGAACGTGGTCGTCGTCGCGACCGCCAGTCCCTACGACATCGCCGCATTTCCAGCCGTCGGGACGTACCTGACGACGTACGACGGCACACCTCCGTCACTCGCTACTGCCGCCGATGTGCTCGTCGGGAGATGGGAACCGACCGGTCGGCTCCCGGTGTCGACGTCCGACGACGACTCACGTTGA
- a CDS encoding DsrE/DsrF/DrsH-like family protein encodes MSTDTPSTSADAATETDVAALESRIEELESELADLESKTDEGAEKMSIIATKGTLDMAYPPLILASTAAAFGWEVTVFHTFWGLDILHEERSKNLKLSSVGNPNMPLLNAIAALPGMDRVTTRMMERQIEDNDTATIEELVETSLDMGVEFQACQMTIDLMDYDEDDFYDGVTTGVGAATALQEMADADIQLLI; translated from the coding sequence ATGAGTACGGATACTCCCTCCACGTCAGCCGACGCCGCGACCGAGACGGACGTAGCCGCGCTCGAATCCCGCATCGAGGAACTGGAGTCAGAACTCGCCGACCTCGAAAGCAAGACCGACGAGGGTGCTGAGAAGATGTCGATCATTGCAACGAAGGGGACGTTGGACATGGCGTACCCGCCGCTCATCCTCGCGAGCACGGCGGCCGCGTTCGGGTGGGAGGTGACGGTCTTCCACACCTTCTGGGGACTGGATATCCTCCACGAGGAGCGCTCGAAGAATCTCAAGCTGAGTTCGGTCGGTAATCCTAACATGCCACTTCTCAATGCGATTGCGGCGCTTCCCGGAATGGATCGCGTGACGACCAGGATGATGGAGCGACAGATCGAGGACAACGACACCGCGACTATCGAGGAACTCGTCGAAACGTCGTTGGACATGGGTGTGGAGTTTCAGGCGTGTCAGATGACGATCGACCTGATGGACTACGACGAAGACGACTTCTACGACGGGGTCACCACCGGGGTCGGGGCCGCGACGGCGCTTCAGGAGATGGCCGACGCTGACATCCAACTTCTGATTTAA
- a CDS encoding glycoside hydrolase family 18 protein codes for MSDDRDSTSDSIEQNTIPDTSRRKFLRGTSALAVTGMLATGSVEAHGDYGNRVVGYYPGWASGYTPADVPYDKLTHLNFAFIEPQSDGTVVVGSQSKKDRLSELANYDDTNTVFLLSISSGWYSGTFSDAASTAERRQRFAKTAVDVMLQYNFDGLDLDWEYPDGTIRAEDPHNFTLLLEAVRNELDSRVGSWAHLTMAGSPNPNIVDDAYEVGTISNYLDHVNVMTYDYHGDWSNDTNFNAPYDSPPADPDGQQSWNTTNHMQYWASKPIAKGKLLMGMPFYGRSYSGVAATNDGLFNSFSSSTSKTYYDIVQNIEPQADYEYHWHPDAKVPWLYSAAEDTFISYDNVDSIANKVDFVKNNGFGGAMCWELSQDPSNTLIGSMHDRLH; via the coding sequence ATGTCGGACGACAGAGATTCAACGTCAGATAGCATCGAACAGAACACGATCCCGGACACGTCAAGACGGAAGTTCCTTCGAGGGACGAGTGCGCTGGCGGTGACCGGAATGCTGGCAACCGGCAGTGTCGAGGCGCACGGCGACTACGGCAATCGCGTCGTTGGCTATTACCCCGGTTGGGCGAGCGGGTACACGCCCGCGGACGTCCCGTACGACAAACTCACGCACCTGAACTTTGCCTTCATCGAGCCTCAGTCCGACGGGACGGTCGTGGTCGGAAGTCAATCGAAGAAGGACCGACTTAGCGAGTTGGCGAACTACGACGATACGAACACCGTCTTCCTGCTCTCGATCAGTTCCGGCTGGTACTCCGGCACGTTCTCGGACGCCGCGTCCACGGCCGAACGACGACAGCGGTTCGCGAAGACCGCTGTCGACGTGATGCTTCAGTACAACTTCGACGGGCTTGATCTCGATTGGGAGTACCCGGACGGCACGATTCGGGCGGAGGACCCGCACAACTTTACGCTCCTGCTGGAAGCGGTCCGCAACGAGCTCGATTCGCGAGTCGGTTCGTGGGCGCATCTGACGATGGCTGGCTCTCCTAACCCGAACATCGTCGACGACGCATACGAGGTCGGGACGATCAGCAACTATCTCGACCACGTCAACGTCATGACCTACGACTACCACGGCGACTGGAGCAACGACACGAACTTCAATGCACCGTACGACTCGCCGCCGGCGGACCCGGACGGACAACAGAGCTGGAACACCACCAACCACATGCAGTACTGGGCCAGCAAGCCCATAGCGAAGGGCAAGCTCCTCATGGGCATGCCGTTCTACGGTCGCTCGTACTCCGGTGTCGCAGCCACCAACGACGGATTGTTCAACTCGTTCAGTTCGTCCACGTCAAAAACGTACTATGATATCGTACAGAACATCGAACCGCAAGCGGACTACGAGTATCACTGGCATCCCGATGCGAAGGTACCGTGGCTCTACTCTGCGGCAGAGGACACGTTCATCTCCTACGACAACGTCGATTCCATCGCAAACAAGGTTGACTTCGTGAAGAACAACGGGTTCGGCGGTGCGATGTGCTGGGAACTCTCTCAGGACCCTAGCAACACCCTCATCGGGTCGATGCACGACCGGCTACACTGA
- a CDS encoding DUF2270 domain-containing protein: MTESSNKEIDPSDPEYREVGQGLLDEEMGPSSSMAHLYRGEIHRMKLWRERLDRTTNWAVIMLAAILTWAFSSETNPHYVLLAGGVVLSTFLGIEARRYRGYDIWRSRVRILQKNVFAYGLDPSQGLEDVDWRTHLSGSYRQPRLKITRMEAIAHRLRRVYLPLLTVLLGAWVVRTTAFADVPWPASAAIGRIPGVIIITIVLLSYGVLLLIALWPRTWHAETELLTEDLREN, from the coding sequence ATGACCGAGAGTTCGAATAAAGAGATAGACCCGTCCGATCCGGAGTACCGAGAGGTGGGTCAAGGGCTCCTTGACGAGGAGATGGGGCCGAGCAGCTCGATGGCCCACCTGTACCGTGGCGAGATCCACCGAATGAAACTCTGGCGTGAGCGTCTCGACCGCACTACCAACTGGGCGGTCATCATGCTCGCGGCAATCTTGACATGGGCGTTCTCCAGCGAGACGAATCCTCATTATGTACTGCTCGCTGGCGGAGTAGTACTCAGTACCTTCTTGGGTATCGAGGCTCGTCGATACCGAGGGTACGACATCTGGCGGTCTCGCGTCCGCATATTGCAGAAGAATGTCTTCGCGTACGGGCTCGACCCCTCACAGGGGTTAGAGGACGTAGACTGGCGGACTCACCTAAGCGGCAGTTACCGGCAACCACGGCTCAAAATCACTCGGATGGAGGCCATCGCCCACCGTCTGCGCCGGGTGTATCTCCCCCTACTTACCGTTCTGCTCGGAGCGTGGGTCGTTCGAACCACCGCGTTTGCAGACGTTCCTTGGCCGGCTAGCGCAGCCATCGGCCGAATTCCGGGCGTCATCATAATTACCATTGTACTGCTTAGCTACGGTGTTCTCCTCCTCATCGCACTTTGGCCACGGACGTGGCACGCTGAGACGGAACTCTTGACCGAGGATCTGCGAGAGAATTAG
- a CDS encoding IclR family transcriptional regulator — translation MSGAENHYNTTISRGTYITSPSEGVHREGMTGESNTPVRTTARSFDIIETLRELDGARLTEISAYLDLPDSTVYNHLRTLVQRGYVIKDNNTYHVSLQFLEIGEYARSRRKIYEVAEPEIDKLADETDESASLLVEEDGRGVYIYDAQADTSIPVDTHPGKHVALHATALGKAILAYLPESRVEEILERRGLPARTAKTITDREELATELETIRKSGYAVDSEERVRGVRCVAVAIKSENGQVIGAVSVSGPSSRIDADPNERFLDELMRAKNIIELKLAHS, via the coding sequence ATGTCGGGAGCGGAAAACCATTACAATACCACCATTTCCAGAGGAACTTATATTACGTCACCCTCAGAAGGTGTTCATAGAGAGGGAATGACTGGCGAGTCGAATACCCCTGTTCGGACGACTGCTCGGTCGTTCGATATCATCGAAACCCTTCGTGAACTCGACGGAGCCCGCCTCACGGAGATCTCCGCCTACCTCGATTTACCGGATAGCACGGTCTACAACCATCTTCGAACGCTCGTCCAGCGAGGATACGTCATCAAAGACAACAACACGTATCATGTCAGCCTCCAATTCCTCGAAATCGGCGAGTACGCCCGTTCCAGGCGAAAGATTTACGAAGTAGCAGAACCAGAAATCGACAAGTTAGCCGACGAAACCGACGAGTCCGCGAGCCTCCTCGTTGAGGAAGACGGCCGAGGCGTTTATATCTACGATGCGCAAGCGGACACCTCCATTCCGGTTGATACCCATCCGGGAAAACACGTCGCACTCCACGCCACCGCCCTCGGCAAGGCCATCCTTGCCTACCTGCCCGAAAGCCGTGTCGAGGAGATACTCGAACGCCGGGGTCTCCCCGCCCGCACGGCGAAGACGATAACCGACCGCGAGGAACTCGCCACGGAACTCGAAACGATTCGAAAATCTGGATACGCCGTCGATAGCGAAGAGCGCGTGCGCGGCGTCCGCTGCGTCGCGGTCGCCATCAAGAGTGAGAACGGGCAGGTCATCGGCGCGGTCAGCGTCTCCGGTCCGTCCAGTCGAATCGACGCCGACCCGAACGAGAGGTTTCTGGACGAACTCATGCGGGCAAAGAACATCATCGAACTGAAACTCGCCCATTCATGA
- a CDS encoding glycoside hydrolase family 18 protein yields MKRAGALAAVPFVGGVAGARNGKTTDYDSSEKKVVGYYPSWAGEYTPRDVPYDKLTHLNYAFLEPKSNGEVKLAVTGDADPGLLEQFRTVTYEQPETSFVFSIQAGWYSGRFSDAALTADRRKRFARTAIELVRKYNFDGIDIDWEYPDGTIRESDPHNLTLLLREIRRQLDAAERADGQQYELSMAASANPSVIDTQEVGAFSGDVDFLNVMNYDFHGTWDERTHFNAPLYPVPDAPNANPEFTADHAMRYWASKPIAKEKLNFGLPFYGRTFENVQSSHPNDHGLFQPFEGGSARTFGDIMGNVRHGTDYQYHWHPEARVPWLYSEADDVFVSFDDRHSIKEKTKYTVDNDFGGMMCWELSQDPDNVLLGTIDRHLPHP; encoded by the coding sequence ATGAAGCGCGCAGGCGCCCTGGCAGCGGTACCGTTCGTTGGCGGCGTCGCTGGAGCACGTAACGGAAAGACGACGGACTACGACTCCTCGGAGAAGAAGGTCGTCGGCTACTACCCCTCGTGGGCAGGCGAGTACACGCCTCGAGACGTCCCGTACGACAAACTAACGCACCTCAACTACGCCTTCCTCGAACCGAAGTCGAACGGGGAGGTGAAGCTCGCGGTCACCGGCGACGCCGACCCCGGACTCCTCGAACAGTTCCGGACAGTCACCTACGAGCAGCCGGAGACGTCGTTCGTGTTCTCCATCCAGGCCGGGTGGTACTCGGGTCGCTTCTCCGACGCTGCTCTCACGGCCGATCGACGCAAACGGTTTGCCCGGACCGCCATCGAACTTGTTCGAAAGTACAACTTCGACGGCATCGACATCGATTGGGAGTACCCGGACGGCACGATTCGCGAGAGTGACCCGCACAACCTGACGCTCCTCCTCCGAGAGATCCGCCGACAGCTCGACGCGGCGGAGCGAGCGGACGGCCAGCAGTACGAACTGAGTATGGCGGCGTCGGCCAACCCGTCGGTCATCGACACCCAGGAAGTCGGTGCGTTCAGCGGTGACGTGGACTTCCTCAACGTGATGAACTACGACTTCCACGGGACGTGGGACGAGCGGACCCATTTCAATGCACCGCTCTATCCCGTCCCGGACGCGCCGAACGCGAACCCGGAGTTCACCGCCGACCACGCGATGCGCTACTGGGCCAGCAAACCGATAGCTAAGGAGAAGCTCAACTTCGGACTCCCCTTCTACGGCCGTACCTTCGAGAACGTGCAGAGCAGTCACCCCAATGACCACGGGTTGTTCCAACCGTTTGAAGGTGGGTCGGCCCGAACGTTCGGCGACATCATGGGGAACGTCCGGCACGGCACCGACTACCAGTACCACTGGCATCCCGAAGCGCGAGTGCCGTGGCTGTACTCCGAAGCCGACGACGTGTTCGTCTCCTTCGACGACCGCCACTCCATCAAGGAGAAGACGAAGTACACGGTCGACAATGACTTCGGCGGGATGATGTGCTGGGAACTCTCTCAGGACCCCGACAACGTCCTGCTCGGGACCATCGACCGACACCTCCCACACCCCTGA
- a CDS encoding exo-beta-N-acetylmuramidase NamZ family protein: protein MVRLGVERLLDERADAVEDDRLGLITNPSGTDSGLKTTIDLLDDRDSFDLRKLFGPEHGIRGDVQAGVKVGDSTDERTGLPVKSLYGEQRQLRPEMVSELDTIIYDMQDVGCRFYTLIYTLAYALEGVAEAGKRMVVLDRPNPIAPLPVTGNRIDESATSFVGAYKLPIVHGLTVGELATYFNEEFDIGATLEVVEMREWSRSDWFSDTGLPWVYPSPNMPTLGTATLYPGMGFFEGTNLSEGRGTTKPFELVGAPWIDADEWAAELSAQDLDGVEFRPAYFSPTFSKHERENVTGVQVHVLDRDVVDPVLVGLTVLASAFTTYDQCEWVEYDDGFFVDKLAGGSYLRETIDAADATSEPREVAAEITGKWEDDLAEFADVRGAYLRY, encoded by the coding sequence ATGGTTCGATTAGGCGTAGAACGGTTACTCGACGAGCGAGCCGACGCTGTTGAAGACGATCGGCTCGGGCTCATCACGAATCCGTCGGGAACCGATAGCGGTCTCAAAACGACTATCGATTTGCTCGACGACCGCGATTCGTTCGACCTCCGGAAACTATTTGGTCCCGAACACGGCATCAGAGGCGATGTACAGGCAGGCGTGAAAGTAGGCGACAGCACCGACGAACGAACCGGGCTACCGGTCAAGAGTCTCTACGGCGAACAGCGCCAACTCCGACCCGAGATGGTGTCGGAGCTTGACACCATCATCTACGACATGCAAGATGTCGGCTGTCGCTTCTACACGCTCATCTACACGCTCGCGTACGCGCTCGAAGGCGTCGCCGAGGCCGGAAAACGTATGGTTGTCCTCGACCGACCGAACCCAATTGCGCCGCTACCTGTCACCGGTAACCGCATCGATGAATCCGCCACCTCGTTCGTCGGCGCGTACAAACTTCCCATCGTGCACGGACTGACCGTCGGCGAGTTGGCGACGTACTTCAACGAGGAGTTCGACATCGGCGCGACGCTGGAGGTCGTCGAGATGCGCGAGTGGTCACGCTCGGACTGGTTCTCCGACACCGGGCTCCCGTGGGTGTACCCCTCGCCGAACATGCCGACGCTGGGGACCGCGACGCTCTATCCCGGTATGGGCTTTTTCGAGGGGACGAACCTCTCGGAAGGCCGCGGGACGACGAAACCGTTCGAACTCGTCGGTGCGCCGTGGATCGACGCCGACGAGTGGGCGGCGGAGCTGTCGGCTCAGGACCTCGACGGCGTTGAGTTCCGGCCGGCATACTTCTCCCCGACCTTCTCGAAGCACGAGCGCGAGAACGTGACGGGCGTGCAGGTCCACGTCCTCGACCGCGATGTCGTCGACCCTGTGCTGGTCGGGCTGACGGTGCTCGCCTCGGCGTTCACGACGTACGACCAGTGCGAGTGGGTCGAGTACGACGACGGCTTCTTCGTCGACAAACTCGCGGGCGGCAGCTACCTCCGTGAAACTATCGACGCTGCCGACGCCACGAGCGAACCCCGGGAGGTTGCAGCGGAAATCACGGGTAAGTGGGAAGACGACCTCGCAGAGTTCGCCGACGTTCGGGGAGCGTATCTCCGTTACTGA
- a CDS encoding YeeE/YedE family protein, whose product MNSLVPLLTANELFPREILPYLLGGFLVGLGAAVIYLATGIIAGASTFLESTLSYVSDVPRFNRFTYRQSRDWRLVFTAGIVTGAAVYGLVLNPGIWTTDVQWWRLLGGGFLVGVGTRLGKGCTSGHGVCGTGSLSPTSLVNVATFLTVAIGTAQLVQALGVAP is encoded by the coding sequence ATGAACAGTCTCGTACCGCTACTCACCGCCAATGAGCTCTTCCCGCGGGAGATTCTGCCGTACCTTCTCGGCGGTTTCCTCGTCGGACTCGGGGCCGCGGTCATCTATCTGGCGACGGGCATCATCGCCGGGGCCAGCACGTTCCTCGAGTCGACGTTGTCGTACGTCTCGGACGTGCCGCGGTTCAACCGCTTCACGTATCGCCAGTCGCGCGACTGGCGACTCGTGTTCACTGCGGGCATCGTCACCGGCGCAGCCGTCTACGGACTCGTGTTGAATCCCGGTATCTGGACGACCGACGTCCAGTGGTGGCGGCTGCTCGGTGGTGGGTTCCTCGTCGGAGTGGGTACCCGCCTGGGTAAGGGATGTACCTCGGGCCACGGCGTCTGTGGCACCGGATCGCTCTCACCTACGTCACTCGTGAACGTCGCGACGTTCCTCACCGTCGCTATCGGAACTGCTCAGCTGGTCCAGGCGTTGGGGGTGGCACCGTGA
- a CDS encoding YeeE/YedE family protein, whose product MSGQERSPLFLPVIYVGGLIFGFGLAISGMARPEVVLDFLQFEDFGLLFVMGSAALVTGVTFAVATRYLERAPLTAREYTRRLKEFDRNVVIGGTIFGVGWGLSGICPGAAYASVGIGNYPILFAIAGMFLGAYAQGYWRALRADDAGDVTDATSS is encoded by the coding sequence GTGAGCGGGCAGGAGCGGAGTCCGTTGTTCTTGCCCGTCATCTACGTCGGCGGGCTCATCTTCGGCTTCGGACTCGCCATCAGCGGGATGGCCCGCCCGGAGGTCGTGTTGGACTTCCTCCAGTTCGAGGATTTCGGCCTGCTCTTCGTGATGGGCAGTGCCGCACTCGTGACCGGCGTTACGTTCGCCGTTGCAACGCGGTACCTTGAGCGCGCGCCGTTGACGGCGCGGGAGTATACGCGTCGGCTCAAGGAGTTCGACCGGAACGTCGTCATCGGCGGCACCATCTTCGGCGTCGGGTGGGGACTGTCGGGGATCTGTCCCGGCGCCGCGTACGCCAGCGTCGGTATTGGGAACTACCCGATTCTATTCGCCATCGCCGGGATGTTCCTCGGTGCGTATGCGCAGGGATACTGGCGCGCACTTCGCGCAGATGATGCGGGTGACGTGACCGACGCTACTTCGAGCTAG